Proteins from a single region of Allocatelliglobosispora scoriae:
- a CDS encoding ATP-binding protein has translation MGTMMDLGLRSADNRVWLAATDPSTAGSVRRAAVALGEEIGLPAAAISGLAIIATEATTNLARHADEGVVLLRVVRAGDAAGVGLVAIDQGPGMADVLASSVDGHSTGGTLGIGLGAITRMATDFDIYSRPGTGTVLAATVWAKPPAPTWLDGVARPLAGETACGDGYAARELDGRRQIMLCDGLGHGPLAALASEAAIAAFLEAPPGGPKEILAFLHGRIGHTRGAVVGIAEVNAARDTVRFAGIGNIAASVCGDVRRAMVSMPGIVGQQRHSVREFDYPLPPDALIIMHSDGLTERWSLADHPGLLTRTPVVVAATLLRDASRRRDDAAIVVARP, from the coding sequence ATGGGAACGATGATGGACCTCGGCCTGCGCAGCGCGGACAACCGGGTCTGGCTGGCGGCGACCGATCCGAGCACCGCCGGGTCCGTCCGCCGAGCCGCGGTGGCGCTCGGCGAGGAGATCGGCCTGCCCGCCGCGGCGATCAGCGGCCTCGCCATCATCGCCACCGAGGCCACCACCAATCTGGCCCGGCACGCCGACGAGGGCGTGGTGCTGCTGCGAGTGGTGCGCGCCGGCGACGCGGCCGGCGTCGGGCTCGTCGCCATCGACCAGGGCCCCGGCATGGCCGACGTGCTCGCATCCAGTGTGGACGGACACTCGACCGGCGGGACGCTCGGCATCGGCCTGGGCGCCATCACCCGCATGGCGACGGACTTCGACATCTACTCCCGACCCGGCACCGGCACGGTCCTCGCCGCGACCGTCTGGGCCAAACCGCCCGCGCCGACCTGGCTCGACGGCGTCGCCCGGCCCCTCGCCGGCGAGACGGCCTGCGGCGACGGCTACGCCGCCCGGGAGCTCGACGGGCGGCGCCAGATCATGCTCTGCGACGGGCTCGGGCACGGACCCCTCGCCGCCCTCGCCAGCGAGGCCGCGATCGCCGCGTTCCTCGAAGCGCCGCCCGGCGGTCCGAAGGAGATCCTCGCCTTCCTGCACGGGCGCATCGGACACACCCGGGGCGCGGTCGTCGGGATCGCCGAGGTCAACGCGGCCCGGGACACGGTGCGCTTCGCGGGGATCGGCAACATCGCCGCCAGCGTCTGCGGCGACGTCCGGCGGGCGATGGTCTCCATGCCCGGGATCGTCGGCCAGCAGCGGCACTCGGTCCGCGAGTTCGACTACCCGCTGCCGCCGGACGCCCTGATCATCATGCACTCCGACGGGCTGACCGAGCGGTGGAGCCTCGCCGACCATCCGGGGCTGCTCACGCGTACCCCCGTGGTGGTCGCCGCGACCCTGCTGCGCGACGCCTCCCGGCGGCGCGACGACGCCGCGATCGTGGTCGCGAGGCCCTGA
- a CDS encoding ATP-binding protein: MIDVEALGPARRQEIAADDDVVRVRQLVRAAAVESKLSLVDQTKLVTAASELARNTLVYGGGGYAEVQPVSNGRRRGIRVVFADEGPGIADLDQAFTDGYTTGGGLGLGLSGARRLMDEFELHTEVGAGTVITAVKWER; the protein is encoded by the coding sequence ATGATCGACGTCGAGGCGCTGGGCCCGGCCCGACGCCAGGAGATCGCCGCCGACGACGACGTGGTCCGGGTGCGGCAGCTCGTCCGGGCGGCCGCGGTGGAGAGCAAGCTCAGCCTGGTCGACCAGACCAAGCTGGTGACGGCCGCGAGCGAGCTGGCCCGCAACACCCTCGTCTACGGCGGGGGTGGCTACGCCGAGGTGCAGCCGGTCTCCAACGGCCGGCGGCGCGGCATCCGCGTCGTCTTCGCCGACGAGGGGCCTGGCATCGCGGACCTCGACCAGGCGTTCACCGACGGCTACACCACCGGCGGCGGTCTCGGGCTGGGCCTGTCCGGCGCCCGGCGGTTGATGGACGAGTTCGAGCTGCACACCGAGGTGGGCGCGGGCACCGTCATCACCGCCGTCAAATGGGAACGATGA
- a CDS encoding STAS domain-containing protein — MDRVPILVLGDVLLVSIQIDLEDQLALHLQEDLAEKISASSAHGVIIDITALDIVDSFVGRTLATIAAVSKVLDAETVLVGMRPAVAITLVELGLTLRGIRTALNVEHGLRLLRDLRAADEFEPDDEDEVTADDSAASR, encoded by the coding sequence ATGGACCGCGTACCCATTCTCGTCCTCGGCGATGTCCTGCTGGTGTCGATCCAGATCGATCTGGAGGACCAGCTCGCCCTGCACCTGCAGGAGGACCTCGCCGAGAAGATCTCGGCCAGCAGCGCACACGGCGTGATCATCGACATCACCGCGCTGGACATCGTCGACTCCTTCGTCGGCCGCACGCTCGCCACGATCGCGGCGGTCTCCAAGGTGCTCGACGCTGAGACCGTGCTCGTGGGGATGCGGCCCGCCGTGGCGATCACCCTGGTCGAGCTTGGCCTCACCCTGCGCGGCATCCGGACGGCGCTCAACGTGGAGCACGGCCTGCGGCTGCTGCGCGACCTGCGGGCCGCCGACGAGTTCGAACCCGACGACGAAGACGAGGTCACGGCCGACGACTCCGCGGCCTCCCGATGA
- a CDS encoding STAS domain-containing protein codes for MVEENSATRLATVLAEHQGPILEHWNDTVGATLRGRLTKSELKRQISDLYAGLRSTLESGSTSLDGPRGAELLALLNELSGSRARHSFSVSETAISIFAVKDALNAVTGGDDKIVSKADFAEFSSFIDKLGLRTVEAYVTARETIITEQSEQLLELSTPVVKLWDGVVAVPIIGTLDSARSQVVMERLLQTLVDTGSPYAILDITGVPAVDTQVAQHILKTVVAAQLMGAQCIISGIRPQIAQTIVALGIEFGEIVTKANLADALQYALRASGVEVRRTTKSVR; via the coding sequence ATGGTGGAAGAGAATTCGGCGACACGGCTGGCGACGGTGCTCGCGGAGCACCAGGGCCCGATCCTGGAGCACTGGAACGACACGGTCGGCGCCACCCTGCGTGGCCGGCTCACCAAGAGCGAGCTCAAGCGGCAGATCAGCGACCTCTACGCCGGTCTGCGGTCAACCTTGGAGTCCGGCTCCACCAGCCTCGACGGGCCCCGGGGTGCCGAACTGCTCGCCCTGCTCAACGAGCTGTCCGGCTCCCGCGCGCGGCACAGCTTCAGCGTCTCGGAGACCGCGATCAGCATCTTCGCCGTGAAGGACGCGCTCAACGCGGTCACCGGCGGCGATGACAAGATCGTCTCCAAGGCAGACTTCGCGGAGTTCTCCTCGTTCATCGACAAGCTCGGCCTGCGGACCGTCGAGGCCTACGTCACCGCGCGAGAGACGATCATCACCGAGCAGTCCGAGCAGCTGCTCGAGCTCTCGACCCCGGTCGTCAAGCTGTGGGACGGCGTGGTCGCCGTTCCGATCATCGGCACGCTCGACTCGGCCCGCTCCCAGGTGGTGATGGAGCGGCTGCTGCAGACGCTCGTCGACACCGGCTCGCCCTATGCGATCCTCGACATCACCGGCGTCCCCGCGGTCGACACCCAGGTCGCCCAGCACATCCTCAAGACCGTGGTCGCCGCGCAGCTCATGGGCGCGCAGTGCATCATCTCCGGCATCCGGCCGCAGATCGCGCAGACGATCGTCGCGCTCGGCATCGAGTTCGGGGAGATCGTCACCAAGGCCAACCTCGCCGACGCCCTGCAGTACGCACTGCGCGCCAGCGGCGTCGAGGTTCGCCGGACCACCAAGTCGGTGCGCTGA
- a CDS encoding STAS domain-containing protein, translating into MPLIITDEEISGHAILAAAGDLDLTTAPQLTSAAVRLIETGTRDIIVDASRLEFCDSSGLSALLRIVGHLGPQGGRLAIVNPHPIVLRVLQLCGLDEAVLIADTVPSAILEFAGAR; encoded by the coding sequence ATGCCGCTGATCATCACCGACGAGGAGATCTCGGGGCACGCGATCCTCGCCGCCGCCGGTGACCTGGATCTCACAACCGCGCCGCAGCTCACCAGTGCCGCGGTCCGGCTGATCGAGACCGGCACCCGCGATATCATCGTGGATGCGAGCAGGCTGGAGTTCTGCGACTCGTCGGGCCTGAGCGCGCTGCTGCGCATCGTCGGCCACCTCGGTCCACAGGGCGGTCGGCTCGCCATCGTGAACCCGCACCCCATCGTGCTGCGGGTGCTTCAGCTCTGCGGTCTGGACGAGGCGGTCCTGATCGCCGACACGGTGCCGAGCGCGATCCTGGAGTTCGCCGGCGCCCGCTGA
- a CDS encoding SRPBCC family protein gives MPVVEAVVTVPIPQDVAFAVSQTTGAVRYRWDPFIREQHFTDGATAPGKGVQTFTRSRHGLSMISEYVSYNPPSNVGMKMVRGPWFFEMMGGGWRFAPADDPRHTVATWRYNFRCRPAFIRPIADRIGVWLLGRDIRRRIAGFARGCADPVVVAAAEQAIASRER, from the coding sequence ATGCCCGTCGTCGAAGCAGTCGTCACCGTGCCGATCCCCCAGGATGTCGCGTTCGCGGTGTCGCAGACCACCGGTGCCGTCCGCTACCGCTGGGACCCCTTCATCCGGGAGCAGCACTTCACCGACGGCGCCACCGCGCCCGGCAAGGGCGTGCAGACCTTCACCCGGTCCCGGCACGGGCTGTCGATGATCAGCGAGTACGTCTCCTACAACCCGCCGAGCAACGTCGGCATGAAGATGGTCCGCGGGCCGTGGTTCTTCGAGATGATGGGCGGCGGCTGGCGGTTCGCCCCCGCCGACGACCCCCGGCACACCGTGGCGACCTGGCGTTACAACTTCCGCTGCCGTCCCGCGTTCATCCGCCCGATCGCCGACCGGATCGGCGTCTGGCTCCTCGGCCGCGACATCCGCCGCCGCATCGCCGGGTTCGCGCGCGGCTGTGCCGACCCGGTGGTGGTCGCGGCGGCGGAGCAGGCGATCGCGAGCCGGGAGCGGTGA
- a CDS encoding ATP-binding cassette domain-containing protein, with translation MRLFRDLWSASPRRANLIVALILLGAAGQAAAAALAGPVLLYRSGVLFGVLAGSLIVGVLSDLAVSLLAARLTADWSARVRRQLCHVAFGQDLTALDTTPVGELLDRIDGDVYQVASSVRSQGVRIAQSIAIGVLSTVIAVGVWWPAGLVMLAISVLLVLWLRKPAREIAPARMAEEEAWSDLAAVMEESIHGQDDVRTSLARPYVLRLFAQRSSVVLQRGRRVWRKSAKLTAIASGVMRAGIALVVIGGAWALWTGRIDGARLTAIWLLALAFGATVEHLSRMVPELQYALGAWSRVLLLREAAQEPAGGSVPVDGDLEVRGLTFRYATRDDRPAALRDVSLTFARGRSYALVGRTGSGKSTLAKVLTRAVPLPAGTVFLAGTDVEDLDVEQLRRWIALVPQRTDIIAGTLAENIALFDPTLLDRAAAALDELDLGDWVADLPQGLQTRLGDGGHVLSAGQEQLVAFARILVRDPHVVILDEATARLDPLTEARVQRATERLLRDRIGIVIAHRLSTVQHCDEVVILAEGRVVEAGPLRHSERFAELLATSMRSGALVTAGGSGGVALADDAAPQAPAAAVAMSAPPKTDPPPLPAPARTRTLRQIFTLATNDPRFGLGAVALFLGLVVFGLDGAVLPWLWTDLVDGDGGLLWPVLGIVAALLITAPMPYYTSIWFPEWWVRQMLRISLRLVHGQTGPRRVSGHTPAEVVAQGGDTERVVMLADNVIDQSACVVTIVVMTAISGSFVPAAFFAGTMLLSGLAATAFGPRLARSAKGTVAARAAFATALVSSLTAARTVKLAGATEPVLAHLARLDTDRSERQRREIAVQVWARSTPSILSGLLPIGAWALFLAGSLSAGAALVTVSTLGAARWFAWTTASLISQMPSARVWTRRTVEMTGSADYSASVDGVDISAGTAPAPVSAPREPLRRLELDGFSAVHEDGTVAARDIGLTVDRGELVLVLGPVGAGKSSLLRALAGIVHHTGTMRWNGEPITEPEVFLRPNQVGYVAQLPRVFSGSVADNIQLGHDVEPHAAVATAQLEHDLAATGSGLGLVIGHKGTRLSGGQLQRLALARALAPRTELLVADDISSALDVTTELALWRALRERGVTVIGSTSKRAALAQADTVLVLIDGVVAARGPWPLIEGEWGHLAG, from the coding sequence GTGCGATTGTTCCGGGACCTGTGGTCCGCGTCGCCCCGGCGGGCCAACCTCATCGTCGCGCTGATCCTGCTCGGCGCCGCCGGTCAGGCCGCTGCCGCCGCCCTCGCCGGCCCGGTGCTGCTCTACCGGTCCGGGGTGCTCTTCGGCGTACTGGCCGGGTCGTTGATCGTGGGGGTGCTCAGCGATCTGGCCGTGAGCCTGCTCGCGGCCCGGCTCACCGCGGACTGGTCCGCGCGCGTGCGGCGGCAGCTCTGCCACGTCGCGTTCGGCCAGGATCTCACCGCGCTCGACACGACGCCCGTCGGCGAGCTGCTCGACCGCATCGACGGCGACGTCTACCAGGTGGCGTCGTCGGTCCGCTCCCAGGGCGTGCGGATCGCCCAGTCGATCGCGATCGGCGTCCTGTCGACGGTGATCGCGGTCGGCGTCTGGTGGCCGGCCGGCCTCGTCATGCTCGCCATCTCGGTGCTGCTCGTGCTCTGGCTGCGCAAACCGGCCCGGGAGATCGCCCCGGCCCGGATGGCCGAGGAGGAGGCCTGGTCCGACCTCGCCGCGGTGATGGAGGAGTCGATCCACGGCCAGGACGACGTGCGCACCAGCCTCGCCCGGCCCTATGTCCTGCGGTTGTTCGCCCAGCGCTCCAGCGTCGTGCTGCAACGCGGCCGCCGGGTCTGGCGCAAGTCGGCGAAGCTCACCGCCATCGCGTCCGGCGTGATGCGGGCGGGCATCGCCCTCGTCGTGATCGGCGGCGCCTGGGCCCTGTGGACCGGCCGGATCGACGGCGCCCGCCTCACCGCGATCTGGCTGCTCGCCCTCGCCTTCGGCGCCACGGTCGAGCACCTCAGCCGGATGGTGCCGGAGCTGCAGTACGCCCTCGGCGCGTGGAGCCGGGTGCTGCTGCTGCGCGAAGCCGCCCAGGAGCCAGCCGGCGGGTCGGTCCCGGTCGACGGCGACCTCGAGGTCCGCGGTCTGACCTTCCGGTACGCCACCCGCGACGACCGCCCCGCCGCCCTCCGCGACGTCAGCCTCACCTTCGCCCGGGGCCGTTCCTACGCCCTCGTCGGCCGCACCGGCTCCGGCAAGTCGACCCTCGCCAAGGTGCTCACCCGGGCCGTGCCGCTCCCCGCCGGCACGGTCTTCCTCGCCGGCACCGACGTGGAGGATCTCGACGTCGAGCAGCTGCGCCGCTGGATCGCCCTGGTCCCGCAGCGCACCGACATCATCGCCGGCACCCTCGCCGAGAACATCGCCCTGTTCGACCCGACCCTGCTCGACCGGGCCGCCGCCGCCCTCGACGAGCTCGACCTCGGCGACTGGGTGGCCGACCTGCCGCAGGGCCTGCAGACCCGGCTCGGCGACGGCGGGCACGTGCTCTCCGCCGGGCAGGAGCAGCTCGTCGCCTTCGCCCGGATCCTCGTCCGGGACCCGCACGTCGTCATCCTCGACGAGGCGACCGCACGGCTCGACCCGCTGACCGAGGCGCGCGTGCAGCGCGCCACCGAGCGGCTGCTGCGCGACCGGATCGGCATCGTCATCGCGCACCGCCTCTCCACCGTGCAGCACTGCGACGAGGTGGTGATCCTCGCCGAGGGCCGGGTCGTGGAGGCCGGCCCGCTGCGCCACTCCGAGCGCTTCGCCGAGCTGCTCGCCACGAGCATGCGGTCCGGCGCCCTGGTGACCGCCGGCGGCAGTGGCGGGGTGGCGCTCGCCGACGACGCCGCGCCGCAGGCACCCGCCGCGGCGGTCGCGATGTCGGCACCGCCGAAGACCGACCCGCCGCCGCTGCCCGCACCGGCCCGGACCCGCACGCTGCGGCAGATCTTCACCCTCGCCACCAACGATCCGCGCTTCGGCCTCGGCGCGGTCGCCCTCTTCCTGGGCCTCGTCGTCTTCGGCCTCGACGGCGCGGTGCTGCCGTGGCTCTGGACGGACCTCGTCGACGGCGACGGCGGCCTGCTCTGGCCGGTGCTCGGGATCGTCGCGGCGCTGCTGATCACGGCACCGATGCCCTATTACACGAGCATCTGGTTCCCGGAGTGGTGGGTCCGCCAGATGCTGCGGATCAGCCTGCGCCTCGTGCACGGGCAGACCGGCCCGCGCCGGGTCAGCGGGCACACCCCGGCCGAGGTGGTGGCGCAGGGCGGCGACACCGAGCGCGTCGTCATGCTCGCCGACAACGTGATCGACCAGTCGGCCTGCGTCGTCACGATCGTGGTGATGACGGCGATCTCCGGCTCGTTCGTGCCGGCGGCGTTCTTCGCCGGGACGATGCTGCTCTCCGGGCTCGCCGCGACGGCGTTCGGGCCGCGGCTGGCACGCTCGGCCAAGGGGACGGTCGCGGCCCGGGCCGCCTTCGCGACCGCCCTGGTGTCGTCGCTGACGGCCGCCCGCACGGTGAAGCTCGCCGGGGCCACCGAGCCGGTCCTCGCGCACCTGGCCCGCCTGGACACCGACCGCAGCGAGCGGCAGCGCCGCGAGATCGCCGTGCAGGTGTGGGCCCGGTCGACGCCGTCCATCCTCAGTGGACTGCTGCCGATCGGCGCCTGGGCGCTCTTCCTCGCCGGGTCGCTCTCGGCCGGTGCGGCCCTGGTCACGGTCTCGACGCTCGGTGCCGCTCGGTGGTTCGCGTGGACCACGGCGTCGCTGATCTCGCAGATGCCCTCGGCCCGGGTGTGGACCCGGCGGACCGTGGAGATGACCGGCTCCGCCGACTACTCGGCGAGCGTCGACGGGGTCGACATCTCCGCCGGTACGGCGCCCGCACCGGTCTCGGCGCCCCGGGAACCGCTGCGCCGCCTGGAGCTGGACGGGTTCAGCGCGGTGCACGAGGACGGCACCGTCGCGGCCCGCGACATCGGGCTCACCGTCGACCGGGGCGAGCTGGTGCTGGTCCTGGGCCCGGTCGGCGCGGGCAAGTCGTCGCTGCTGCGGGCGCTCGCCGGCATCGTGCACCACACCGGCACGATGCGCTGGAACGGTGAGCCCATCACCGAGCCGGAGGTCTTCCTGCGGCCCAACCAGGTCGGCTACGTCGCGCAGCTGCCCCGGGTCTTCTCCGGTTCGGTCGCCGACAACATCCAGCTCGGCCACGACGTCGAGCCGCACGCGGCGGTCGCGACGGCGCAGCTCGAACACGATCTCGCGGCGACCGGGTCGGGGCTCGGCCTCGTCATCGGGCACAAGGGCACCCGGCTCTCCGGCGGGCAGCTGCAGCGCCTCGCCCTCGCCCGGGCGCTGGCACCGCGTACCGAGCTGCTCGTCGCGGACGACATCTCCTCGGCGCTGGACGTGACGACGGAGCTGGCCCTGTGGCGCGCGCTGCGCGAGCGCGGCGTGACCGTGATCGGTTCGACGTCGAAGCGGGCGGCGCTGGCGCAGGCCGACACGGTGCTCGTCCTCATCGACGGCGTCGTCGCAGCACGCGGTCCCTGGCCGCTGATCGAGGGCGAGTGGGGCCACCTGGCAGGCTAA